GCGAGACATGCAAACGATCATGCCTTTGCCGTCCATCGCCTCAGTGCGCTTCTCGAAGTGTTCGACCAGATCTTTCGCCACCACCTGCAGACGGTCGTCGTCTCCGACCATGGCTTCCAACGCTGCCCATTTGGTCTTCAGTTTCTCCTGAGTCTTGACCTCCTCAGCTTCGGTAACGTCGTCAAAGTCTTCGTCGATAGCTTCGATGGCGGCATCGTCAAAGCTGAGCTTTACCACACGGGCTTCATAATAGATGGGCACGGTGGCTTTATCGTGGACAGCACGTTGAATGTCGTAGACGCTGACGTAGTCGCCAAATACGGCCTGAGTGTTCTTGTCGTCCAGTTCGATGGGCGTGCCTGTAAACCCGATGAAGGACGCATTCGGCAGACCATCGCGGATATTGCGGGCAAACCCATAGCTGATTTTCGACGGGTCGTTCTTGTCTCGGCGGGCCTTGAACCCGTATTGGCTGCGGTGAGCTTCGTCGGCGATCACCACCACATTGCGTCGATCAGTCAGCAGGGGGAACTGTCCCGCTTCTTCGGCGAACTTATGAACCGTGGTGAAGATCACTCCGCCGGAATTCACCTGCAGCAGTTCGCGCAGGTTTTCGACAGAATCGGCCTGCACGGGTGTCTGGCGCAGGATCTCCGCACACCGCTGGTACTGGCCAAACAGCTGGTGGTCCAGATCGTTGCGATCAGTCAGCATGACCAGAGTTGGGTTATTCATCTGCTGGTGCGACACAACCAGCCCGGAATAGAACAGCATGGTGAAGCTTTTACCGCTGCCCTGAGTATGCCAAACCACCCCACAGCGACGGTTGCCATCTTCACCGGTTGCAGTCACGGTTGCGTCGATCGCTTTGCGCGCCGCATGGAACTGGTGATAACCGGCCAGAATCTTAAACACCTGATCGCTGTCCGGGTCGTCTTCAAACAGAATGAAGTTGCGGACTATGGACAGCAATCGATCGGGCTGAAACACGCCACGTATCAGAATTTCCAGCTCCAGCTTGCCGGTGACAGGCTGCTCGTCCTCAATCGTGGGCCACGGTTTGAACCATTCCCAATTGGCAGTCAGTGAGCCAATACGAGCCTTCTGACCATCGCTGGCAATCAGCAGTTCGTTACAGTCGAACAGCGACGGGATTTCCTGCTTATAAGTCCGCAGCTGTTTGAAGGCCCCGTCGATGGTGGCGTCTTCGTCTGCCAGGTTCTTCAGCTCGAAGACGGCCAGCGGCAGACCATTCACGAACACAACAATATCCGGGATGCGCAGATGGTTGCCTTCACGTACGCGAAACTGATTGACGGCCAGCAGATCGTTGTGGGACGGATTGTCGTATTCCACCAGCTGCACTCGGTCACCGCCGACGGAACCGTCCGGCCGACGGAACTCCACTTCCACACCGTCCCGCAGCCAGCGGTGAAACTGTCGATTCCTGCCCTCCAGAGTAGGTCCGTCCATACGGGTGATCAGGCGGAAGGCTTCGTCGATTCCTTCTGATGGGATGTCCGGATTCAGCCGCGCCAGTGCGGCCTGCAAGCGACCCAGCAGTAGCACGTCCGAAAATGATTCGCGTTCTGGCGATGCCCCTTCCGGGGCGAGGTCCGGACCATGGGCAGTGGCGTAGCCGAGTTCGGCAAACCATTCCAGTGCGGCCAGTTCAATTGTGGATTCATCGACCTGTGCGTTGCTCATCAGGCGTCCGTCCCTACAGATACCGAAGTGAGTTGCTCTGCGATCCAGTCCAGTATGCTCAGGACATTGTTCATGTCAGCGTCAGATTGCCAGGTTTCACGGACGTCGACGCGTTGTAAGCGACCGAGTGACATATTCT
This Fuerstiella sp. DNA region includes the following protein-coding sequences:
- a CDS encoding type I restriction endonuclease subunit R translates to MSNAQVDESTIELAALEWFAELGYATAHGPDLAPEGASPERESFSDVLLLGRLQAALARLNPDIPSEGIDEAFRLITRMDGPTLEGRNRQFHRWLRDGVEVEFRRPDGSVGGDRVQLVEYDNPSHNDLLAVNQFRVREGNHLRIPDIVVFVNGLPLAVFELKNLADEDATIDGAFKQLRTYKQEIPSLFDCNELLIASDGQKARIGSLTANWEWFKPWPTIEDEQPVTGKLELEILIRGVFQPDRLLSIVRNFILFEDDPDSDQVFKILAGYHQFHAARKAIDATVTATGEDGNRRCGVVWHTQGSGKSFTMLFYSGLVVSHQQMNNPTLVMLTDRNDLDHQLFGQYQRCAEILRQTPVQADSVENLRELLQVNSGGVIFTTVHKFAEEAGQFPLLTDRRNVVVIADEAHRSQYGFKARRDKNDPSKISYGFARNIRDGLPNASFIGFTGTPIELDDKNTQAVFGDYVSVYDIQRAVHDKATVPIYYEARVVKLSFDDAAIEAIDEDFDDVTEAEEVKTQEKLKTKWAALEAMVGDDDRLQVVAKDLVEHFEKRTEAMDGKGMIVCMSRRICVDLYNEIIALRPDWHSEDDEQGVVKIVMTGSATDGPEWQQHIRTKQRRKDLANHFKSTKSPFKLVIVRDMWLTGFDAPCAHTMYVDKPMHGHGLMQAIARVNRVFKQKPGGLIVDYIGIGDALKQALRTYTQSGGQGKTTIDAAEAVAALQRHYELCCDMLHGLDYTKWTTGTPAERATLPQLAQEHLLGQEDGKARWMAHVGNLSKAFALCPTSDYAMEIREDVAFFQIVQTMFRKYSTSGKTGAELDHAIRQLVSKAVVTAEDDVIDVYQAAGIDRPDVSMLSEEFLEEVRRLPHKNLAVELLKKLLSDEIKTRNKRNVVQAKSFSELLQTAMNSYHNRAISNQEIIEELIRIAHKVKEASDRGEDLGLTEDEVCFYDALAQNDSATEMLGDEKLKVIATQLVMTVRKNVSIDWTVRESARAKIRVVVRRILKKFGYPPDMQAAAVKLVLQQAEALSDEWAAM